Within the Musa acuminata AAA Group cultivar baxijiao chromosome BXJ2-9, Cavendish_Baxijiao_AAA, whole genome shotgun sequence genome, the region CATGGACATTGGACAGTTTTGTGGGAAGGTTCACAAACTGGGTAAAATCCTATAGTTTGCCCAGTGTTCATCTTTGGGACAtgtattttgatttttcttttcctGGTAAATATGATTCAAGGGGATACTGTTGGGTCTAATTCCTCATGGACTTCCATTATGTGTACCTTTAACTTGATTGGAAGACTCGTTGTCGTGCCATTTTGCTTCTTAGCGAAGGTCCCTTAGCTTCTTGAGATTCAATAACTATGACGGTCCAAGAGCCACTATATATTTATTCTCATGCAATGAATATGCATTTATCTTATCGACAAGTAATATTTTAGAATTTAAGTGAGAATCTTAAGTTTTAGTCTGGATCTTAAGTGAAGTCATGAATCTTGCAGCATATTGTGTAGTTGCTGTTGAGTCAGTTGGCAGGCAAATTCCCATTGCCTTCCTGGACAGGGTGAAGGAGGACTTCAACAAAAGATATGGAGGAGGAAAAGCTGCAACGGCCTCAGCCAATAGCCTCAGCCGCGAGTTTGGGTACTAATTCCTGATGACCACTTAAATGTTCATCCTTCTCATTGTCTAAGCATGGTTAATAATGAATCTCTTACAAACATACCAGGTCCAAGCTTAAAGAGCAGATGCAGTACTGTGTAGATCACTCCGAAGAGATCAGCAAGCTTGCCAAGGTGAAGGCTCAGGTTTCTGAAGTCAAAGGAGTTATGATGGAAAATATTGAGAAGGTGTGTAATCGTTACCATCTATTTGTAAAGTTCATGCTAGGCATGCTACTTTTGTACAGTGGTGTGGCATCATCGATGCTTTTCTTTTGATCATCTTTCTTGATTCTTTAGGTTCTTGACCGTGGGGAGAAAATTGAGTTGCTTGTTGACAAGACAGAGAACCTTCGCTCCCAGGTATGCAAACCAAACTTATCATGATGTTGGTTTCTTGTCAAAGCTGTGCTATCTATTTCTTAGCACACAGTATCTGTCAACTTTCTCTGTTGAGATTCTTAAATATGATGGATATCTGCTGTTTGGTAACACAGGCACAGGATTTTAGACAGCAAGGGACAAAGATGAGGAGGAAAATGTGGCTACAGAATATGAAGGTTAAGCTGATCGTCTTGGGCATAATTATTGCGCTAATTCTTATCATAGTTTTGTCCATATGCCATGGCTTCAAATGCTAGCATCTACGGATCTGCCACCGTCACAACCACCCGTTCCCCTGTAAGACTGGTTCTGTGTCTTAGTGTAGCCTATTAGTTTCATAAACCTTGGTGAGTCGTGCTTCAGCATTTACATTTGCAGAATGAGTATTTTGTTTGTCTTCTTGTCTGCTGGGTACCAAGACGGTATTAGCTCAGTGTGTCGTATGCCATGCGGTGTAGCCTAAGAA harbors:
- the LOC103997599 gene encoding vesicle-associated membrane protein 721, which gives rise to MGQQSLIYSFVARGTVILAEYTEFSGNFNSIAAQCLQKLPASNNKFTYNCDGHTFNYLVEDGYTYCVVAVESVGRQIPIAFLDRVKEDFNKRYGGGKAATASANSLSREFGSKLKEQMQYCVDHSEEISKLAKVKAQVSEVKGVMMENIEKVLDRGEKIELLVDKTENLRSQAQDFRQQGTKMRRKMWLQNMKVKLIVLGIIIALILIIVLSICHGFKC